One region of Quercus lobata isolate SW786 chromosome 2, ValleyOak3.0 Primary Assembly, whole genome shotgun sequence genomic DNA includes:
- the LOC115966996 gene encoding F-box/LRR-repeat protein At1g55660-like translates to MESRIEKRRIERAERNGGDIISTLPDFLLIHILSFLPTPILTSILSSRWKPLWTLLPILNLDQRTLLRNEHTFSFVDRVSRIWTLCNAIPLHTLRIRWTANCQLFYVETWLRATIHLAVLQELDLFIYTYTYYQALELPRTLFFSTTLVVLKFKDQIFLNPPHDCSLPSLRILQLSYVKYANHNSLSTFLQDLTLKMSVSDLKY, encoded by the coding sequence ATGGAGAGTAGAATAGAGAAGCGGAGAATAGAGAGAGCAGAAAGAAATGGCGGTGACATTATCAGCACTCTACCAGACTTTCTCCTCATCCACATCCTCTCTTTTCTCCCAACCCCCATTCTCACAAGCATTTTGTCGAGCAGGTGGAAGCCTCTCTGGACTCTCCTCCCAATTCTCAACTTGGACCAGCGCACACTTCTAAGGAATGAACATACTTTCAGCTTTGTGGATAGAGTGTCAAGAATCTGGACTCTTTGCAACGCCATTCCCCTACACACATTGCGCATCCGATGGACCGCTAATTGTCAGCTTTTCTATGTTGAAACATGGCTACGAGCCACCATTCATCTTGCCGTGTTGCAAGAACTCGATCtattcatatatacatatacgtATTATCAAGCTTTGGAGTTGCCCCGTACTCTCTTCTTTTCTACTACATTAGTAGTTCTCAAATTCAAAGATCAGATTTTTCTCAATCCTCCTCATGATTGTAGCTTACCAAGTCTCAGGATTCTGCAACTCAGCTATGTTAAGTATGCGAACCACAACTCTCTCTCCACATTCCTCCAAGATTTGACCCTCAAGATGTCTGTATCAGATTTGAAATATTAG